The following coding sequences are from one Desulfosporosinus orientis DSM 765 window:
- a CDS encoding enoyl-CoA hydratase/isomerase family protein, whose product MSYGKHLKYRKEGTIGIITLDDSKGFNLVGLDFLYELEEIQKEISKDHELGGIMIHAAGENFSAGIDLKFLKEASSPFVMENLVWLQNLYSFWQQLPIPVVAAINGLCYGSGTELILGCDIRIAAEDARFAIPEVRFGLAPDMGGTTRLTHLVGMGQAKRLIMGCEEINAEEALRIGLVEILVPNEDLLERALKLTQKMAACPPVGMRFAKKGINLANESTVESGLLFEQAQSTFCCGTEDLHEAVSAFLEKRKPVFKGR is encoded by the coding sequence AAGAGGGCACTATCGGAATCATCACTCTTGATGACTCTAAAGGATTCAACTTAGTAGGTCTGGATTTCTTATACGAGTTGGAAGAGATTCAAAAGGAAATAAGTAAGGACCATGAGTTAGGCGGAATCATGATCCATGCCGCGGGAGAAAACTTCTCGGCAGGTATTGATCTCAAATTTCTCAAAGAAGCCAGCTCCCCCTTTGTCATGGAGAATTTAGTCTGGCTGCAAAATCTCTATTCCTTCTGGCAGCAGCTGCCCATCCCTGTAGTAGCAGCCATTAACGGCTTGTGTTATGGTTCCGGAACAGAGCTGATTTTAGGCTGCGATATCCGCATAGCCGCCGAAGACGCTCGTTTTGCCATTCCTGAAGTCCGCTTTGGTTTGGCACCGGATATGGGAGGGACTACCCGCCTCACCCATCTGGTGGGCATGGGGCAGGCTAAACGCTTAATCATGGGCTGCGAGGAAATTAATGCCGAGGAAGCCTTGCGCATTGGCTTAGTGGAGATTTTAGTACCCAATGAGGATCTTCTGGAACGAGCCCTAAAGCTTACTCAAAAAATGGCCGCCTGTCCTCCCGTTGGCATGCGTTTTGCTAAAAAAGGCATTAACCTAGCCAACGAAAGCACAGTTGAGTCCGGACTTCTCTTTGAGCAAGCCCAATCCACCTTTTGCTGCGGCACTGAGGATTTACACGAAGCAGTTTCTGCTTTTCTGGAAAAACGCAAACCTGTTTTTAAAGGAAGATAG